The DNA sequence ATTTACAGCTATAACAATTCTCGCGATAAGTCTCACCCTGGAGAAAATACTCGTAAAATGAAGAAACTCGACAATGAATATGCCTTGACTTTTTATTTATACCATATTTGATATAAAAATCCTTCCAGCCTTTTTTCTTATCCCTAAATTCAAAAGTCTCTACGCTATCTGAAAGCGTGTGGATGTAATCATTCAATAGTTTCTGACTAGGAACACCATGACAGATTATATCAACCGTAATGAGATTGTCATATTTCTTTTTTAAGTAACCCTTCAGAGCATCCACCTGACATGGTGTACCAGAAAAAAGAACTTTCTTGCCTGATTCAAGGTCCTTTTTAATACATGGCAAAACATCAAAAATATAGCTCTGCACATATTTGGAACCCTGAACTTTTGGAAGTTCCTCAATCGTATCAATTCTTATGTGCCTCAGCGTATAGTTTCCATCTTTCATCTCATAGGCTGCGCCGTATACAACACCGCCATTCTGAAGCATTTCTGTCGCAAATGCGCTGAATGCACCTCCGGAAGATGATTTCATTAACTGATCGTGATTTGTATTTGTTGCAGCATATCCCACAATCGGTTTAAATGCCTCATGGTTCTTTTGATAATTACATACTATCTTGCATAAACCACATTGCACACACTTGTCTCTATCAATCTGGGGATAAATAAATCCGTCTTGATCTTCTGTCATTTTTATTGCGTTTTTCGGGCATATGCTGTAACACGCACCGCATCCGCAGCAATTTCTCTTTTCATGAAAAAGCTCTATGTTATTCATCCGATTCACTTCTCCCCTTTCTGATCCTCATTCAAAAATTCTTCTGGATAAATGTTGTTGCTTTTACTCTTTCTCGTTCAAGCACATCATTGACTTTTGCAAAATCAATTGGTTCGTATTTCTTCTTATTATTCATTACACGATGTTCTGTTCCCGTAAGTTCCAGCACACTCTGCAATCTGGAATTATATTTACCAGGATAAAAAATGAAAAATTCTTTGTTGAAATTTAAAGAGAAGGCTGTACAATGGAACGAATCTGTAATCACATAATCAGCATAGTTGATCAACGACAAAAATTGATTCACTGTCGGTGTGTAGATCATTTTTCCCTGTTCTTTTAAGTGGTTCAGATAATAGCTCATTCTAACAATCCTACAGCCCGTTTTTTCAGAAAGTTCTTTAGCGAACTGTTCCATCTCTGAATTTGGATTTAAACGGTAAATAATAATGTATTTTTCCCGAATCATTCGAGGGGCAATCATGTCACTCCACTCCTCTTTATTCAGCACAAGCGTCGGGTCAAGGATGTGTTCAACATTTTTATATCCAAGTTCTTCCAAAAGTTCTTTAGCTTTATTTTCACGCACCGAAATTGCGCTGTACTTGTGTACATAATTACTCATTTCGGCACGTTCATTTTCCTTAATTGAGTTCATACCAATGCTGACCGCATAACCAACTCGTTTTTTTCCATCAGGAGCAAATTCCAAATAGTATGCTGGAAGTATTCCACCATTGTATTCGCTATTCCAAGTCTGATCGCTTCCAGTGCAATACACATCGGCTACCGGTGGATTCTTTTTTAAATCATCATAGTCCTTATATCTTCTTGTCAGTGATACATTTTGTGCTAAAAAATTCACACAGACCTTATTTCTCTTTATATTTTCTATTTTTTTCAATGCGACATACGCTACTGACTTCAATACATTTTTTCCAAAATGCTTGCTCTCAAGCCCATCTTTGAGCATAGCATCTTCTTCCGCATTCGGTCTAACATAGTCAATAATCTCAACCTTATGCCCCATCAACTCCAGCTTTTTTTGTGTTGCATAGGTCTGGAGCACAGAGCCATAATTTCTAATATAATGTAAAGTTATTACTGCAACCTTTGACATATTTTCTCCTTATTATCCAACTAGCTTTTTCTTCATAACCTTCATATACAGTGCTGGGCTAACAATAAACAGCAACATCTGAACTTTCTTTACTGCATGAAGTTCTGATGTCATAATTTCCCGTATATTACTCTTTAAATCTTTCTTCACGAGCTTCACAGCCTCTGAATCCAGTTTTCCTGCACGAACCATCGCATTTGCAATAGAAAGATCACCATTTACGCATTTATATCCTATAGCCAGATTTTTCATAGAGGCACAATTCTGTGCAGTTTCATCCATAATGGAGGTAATGTTGCTGTTCTGTTCCAAATACCATGCGATGCTGTGATCAGCATGAAATGTTGCCGCACCCTCACGTTGCGCATAATACGCATAGAGCGCATACGGTACATAAACAACCGTTCTGCTTTTAAATAAGGCGCGCATCAAAAATTCCAAATCCTCTGCCATTCTTTTACTGGTATCAAAACGCAGATTCTGGATAAGTTCCCGTTTGAAAAGTTTATTCCACACTGTCACTTGAACTGGTCGGCTAAAATCTGCTATGAGCTCAAATGCTTTCTTATTGTCAAATTTCAGCACATTGAAGTCATCACCCGAAGACCTGTGTACAAGTTGATCAGTCGCACCATCAGTAATTGCAAATTGGCACATAGCCATCTCTGCATCAGCCAAGACTGCTTGCCGATACATATCCTCAAACATCGTAGCAGCAACGTAATCATCACTATCCACAAATCCTACGAATTCACCTGATGCCACTTCAAGTCCACTATTTCTTGCTGCTG is a window from the Lachnospiraceae bacterium GAM79 genome containing:
- a CDS encoding Coenzyme F420 hydrogenase/dehydrogenase, beta subunit C-terminal domain; translated protein: MNNIELFHEKRNCCGCGACYSICPKNAIKMTEDQDGFIYPQIDRDKCVQCGLCKIVCNYQKNHEAFKPIVGYAATNTNHDQLMKSSSGGAFSAFATEMLQNGGVVYGAAYEMKDGNYTLRHIRIDTIEELPKVQGSKYVQSYIFDVLPCIKKDLESGKKVLFSGTPCQVDALKGYLKKKYDNLITVDIICHGVPSQKLLNDYIHTLSDSVETFEFRDKKKGWKDFYIKYGINKKSRHIHCRVSSFYEYFLQGETYRENCYSCKYASEMRYSDITIGDYWGIEHEHPELFRDKKWKDRVYDGISCVLANTEKGMELIADTASLELVASNYTRISANNGQLRKPSHYSEEREKIMKLYHAKGYDAVDEEFKKSLGIKRVMLTLKASIPIGLKKKLKELVEKG
- a CDS encoding polysaccharide pyruvyl transferase family protein, which encodes MSKVAVITLHYIRNYGSVLQTYATQKKLELMGHKVEIIDYVRPNAEEDAMLKDGLESKHFGKNVLKSVAYVALKKIENIKRNKVCVNFLAQNVSLTRRYKDYDDLKKNPPVADVYCTGSDQTWNSEYNGGILPAYYLEFAPDGKKRVGYAVSIGMNSIKENERAEMSNYVHKYSAISVRENKAKELLEELGYKNVEHILDPTLVLNKEEWSDMIAPRMIREKYIIIYRLNPNSEMEQFAKELSEKTGCRIVRMSYYLNHLKEQGKMIYTPTVNQFLSLINYADYVITDSFHCTAFSLNFNKEFFIFYPGKYNSRLQSVLELTGTEHRVMNNKKKYEPIDFAKVNDVLERERVKATTFIQKNF
- a CDS encoding glycosyltransferase → MKPKVSIIIPVYKVEKFLTRCLDSVLGQTLKEIEIILVDDGSPDNCGNICDEYAAKDKRVIVIHKKNAGVSAARNSGLEVASGEFVGFVDSDDYVAATMFEDMYRQAVLADAEMAMCQFAITDGATDQLVHRSSGDDFNVLKFDNKKAFELIADFSRPVQVTVWNKLFKRELIQNLRFDTSKRMAEDLEFLMRALFKSRTVVYVPYALYAYYAQREGAATFHADHSIAWYLEQNSNITSIMDETAQNCASMKNLAIGYKCVNGDLSIANAMVRAGKLDSEAVKLVKKDLKSNIREIMTSELHAVKKVQMLLFIVSPALYMKVMKKKLVG